The stretch of DNA ACACGAATATAACTAAAATTGAGGCAAACCTgacttggcagcattgtgaaggcgacgcagatcttaatcacagcattacaacgcTACCAGGTTAAGTTTTCCTCAACTATTATAATATGGCTTGTGGTCAAATTTCGATCAATTAAGTATAGTGACTCCCTATATCTCTTTCCGTTTTGATCTCACCTGATAGCTTTCTTGTTAGAGTCATAGCAGAAAATTTTCggtttacttaaaaaaaactgtagatttttaattttgcaattgtgatttttaattttttccttttttttttttttgttagtgtaaatatttaaaacatgcaAGGATTTTTGATTGGCGGACCCAAATTTCCTGTTTCCAGTAATGAAAATAGGAATGTTAGCCGAAATGactgaaaattcaaaacatttagcaaaatcagaaaataagtaaaatacaatGTGCCAAAAATATATAAGAAGGAAACAAAAGAGTGACAAACCCGAAggtcgaaaaataaaatttccttcctCGTTAAAAACACCAAAACTGTTAAAATGAGCAAAGAAAAAATCTCAAAACGATTGTTAACAAGCGAAATAACGCCATTAAacctctttttcatttttaagcgTTAATTACAGTTGACTAAAAGTTAGAATGAAGTTcaacttacattaaaaaaaagccaGACATTTACATTGGTATGAAATCGCTTTTAAGCAATCATTGTTTAAAAGATGTATCTTTTTGTGATCATCAACGGCACATTAGAACACGAATGATGAGTTTGGTTCCCCTCCTCTTAAATTTAGCACCAAAACAAAAGGGGAGGAATAGCATTTGATATAAACGCATTAGTGGAAGCAAATTTATTTCCCGGGGAGGGGGGGATATCAATCCATTTTTaagatataaataaatatatttctgttgAGAAGTTAAAACACATaaacagaattattttaaaaacatacaaatttgtaaataaaaaaaaatactaacactttgAAACTGATTCTTTCTTTGCTTTCAGTGTCGGCAAAATGTAGCGTAAACAAACCACGAGAAAAGGCGCAGTTTAGTGCTCAACTGGACGATATGTGATAAACTTCGCGGGTCAGCGTCTTATGTTGTGATCTTCCATTTTTCAAACAAACGAATTCATACTCaaaacgctaaaaaaaatttttttttttaaatgggctCTCTGAaatcgctaaaaaaataaaaatgagatcaTGCGCTTCAAATTCAACTTTGCTTACTCCCAGTActttcttataaatattttaggTCGAATGAAAAAGCACCTCTCgaatcaaattgatttttttttcttttattaatcttTACGTTACAAAGTTGCAAACGGAAACAtcagtacagtagaacctcgtttatcctgCCTCCGTTATCCAGATCTCCGGTTTATCCTAATCGATTTGAAAAGTTTATAAGAacatatatttacttaaatgaaaactttaaattatgatTACAAGAATGAAGTTATTAATGCGTCAAATATTTGGTTTTTGTTCTGATTAAacgtacaactcctgcatagaacgTACAATATGGTATAGAGTTAACAAACAATATATGACGTACTTGAGCGTCAGTCTGACACCAATGCAGCTGaattataaatgataaagtataTTTGCGAGAAACGATACAAAGCGTTGGTTTTCCCCCCTcgccttctctccccccccctctctctctctttctttctagGCAGTAATATAAGATGAGACTGCTTATTTAAGAGTGGGTGTTGCTTATTCTGAATCCGTTTATCCAGATCTCCTGTTTATTCTGATTGATTTGAAGAgtttaaataaacatatttacttaaacaataattttaaattatgcttacACGAATGGCATTGTTCATACGCCAAATATTCGGTatttgttttgattaaacgtaCAATTCCTCCATAGAACGTAAGTCCGACACAACTACGGCTGAACTACAAATGACTAAGTATTTGCGAGAAACGGTACTTAgtagttttgttacaaagcatgttttttttttttttttaatctccttTTATTAtgttacccctccccccccccccccccccccgcctccagTAGTGAAGGAtcagtctgcttatttaagaatgtgtCTTGCTTATTATCCAGATTTCCGACGATCCGGATTGCATTTGGTGCCACTTAgttcggataaacgaggttgtactgtattgaatttattttattgcctatTATCAGGTTCCGACAAATCCTGCTCGACtcgccagttttttttttgtttttttttttttgaaacattgatatgtataagattttaaaattttgaagtgttTGAGAAATTGAACTTTGGAATAAAAGAATGACAAATTTGGCCATTTAACCATAGACTCATGTGTAGTGTATCATTGATGCATAATTAGATCATACAATATCACATTTGTTGATGCTAATTTTCGTCACATATCATGCAAGATACAAGAAACACAAAGCTTTCCTGTTGATGTATTTATGTATGGTTAGAGATGTTAAAGACGTTTTTGGCAAAAGCAGTTCTATAGTTCTttgaaaacatcatttttaataaatcatcaacaaaatttattattttaaaaaaaatgaacaatatctTTACTCTTTCACTCCATTCCTATTATTATCGTTACTAAAGGACTTCCTACCAAATAAGGTTTGTGTGTTTAAAATATATCAAACTAAAGTTTTCTCATTTGTTAAATAATATagggagcaaaaaaaaacttaactagcAGTGCCATTTCTTCGAAATGTAACTCCAtagcattaatttaaattttagttcctCTCTAACATTCAACACATATATCAATTGAAAgtggaaaatgaaaaacatattgtGAAAAATTGTATATATACTGGTTACTTTTTACTTTCTCAGCGCGTTCTCTAATTTCGTGTTTAATGTCAGACTTGAATCACAGAAATCTGTTGCAAGTTTGTGTAATCTTTGGTTACGTGTGCATCCCAGTAAATTCCAAACTAATAagttcatcgtttttttttttaatatagtttttttcccctcaagttttatttaaatattcataTTGTAAGAAGTTATTTGAAAATCATTCATTGATGAAATACTTTTCCTACAGCTTGAACTGCGAAGAAGATTTTTATATCAGCGCCATTCTCACCATACTGTCTGCGGATGCTACGAGGAACTATATCCATGGCAACTGTGGGAAATGCTGGACTACAGGTTTATGAATGCTCCTGGAAGTTTGCCGAATTGTGGCAACATGGAGGAAGAGCTCTGTGCCTCGCCCAACACCATTTCCCTCAGCAACAGAAGCATCACTTCCGGTGGAGGTGGTCATCGAGCATCAGGTTGGAACTGGCTGCCTTGGCCAAGACAGCAAACAGACAGGAGTAATCCAACCAACGGAAACGAGAGATCTGTAAATGACACCCCAACGAGACAGAACTTTATGAGACGGTTAATGTCGAGAGAGGGATGGAATCAACAGCAGCTAGCTAATCTGAATAACCCCATGGAAGAAGTACCTGCTCTTGAGGGTTCCGTTGGAACTTTACCTTGGAGGAGCGAATGCATTCACATTTTTCGGCCAAATTCGCGTACGGCTTCGAACTGTTTCCCTCCTATGCGTTTTGGCATCCGGTCCAGAAATTCGCCGTACGGAAGACCCCACAGCAACCACAGACGAACGAGATCCAATGACGGTATTTTCCACCACCTTCACATGAATCCCGCACCACGCTATGCGCAACCTTACTCCCTGATCGACGGAAACGGTGGAATCACTTGCCACTTTTCCGGTTGTGAAATTCCCCGCTACATGTGGGGGCCACCGCCCCCTTACTCGCAACCACAGTCAACGGAGAACGTGGCCCTGTACAATGAAAACAATCAGAACAGGAGAACTAGTATTGGTATTGAGCAACTAGGTGGTGGGATTGAAATCAGTCACTGTGAGCAAGTGCTTACTGCCCTCGAAATGGAGCGCGGCGGGAATGGATCAGTTTCTTCCAAGATGAGCACTCCATTGTCTGAGAGGCGTTATGTCTGTCACAACTTTTCCTCAGAGGGCATCACGTTGACGATTGGAGGCAACTACGGTGACTTGTGTCCTCAGGATACAGTACACCATGAGCATAAGAAGGAAGAGACGTGCATCGTCGAAGTTCATGTGCCATATATCTTTCACAAAAAAGATATTGTTTTTAATACGCTGCCCGCAAGAAGTTGTAGGAAAAAAGATAATAACCCTTTTAAGTCTCTCTCTAATATCCCCTTAGGTCTatcgagaaaaataaataacctaaAGAGTGAAAAGTCTGATCCTGGACAACTTTCTGTGATTAAAGCATTTTGTGATGATCTCAAAAAGGATGAAACAGTTACGAATAATACCGAAGCTGATAGCACAAAAACAACTTCGACATCTCAGCTGCATACTTTGAAAGAGGTATCGAGACAACTCTTCTGTGATGGACATAGTGTAAATAATTCCTTGGAGACTGATACTTCACCGAGTTCTCTCAGTTACCAACCAACGATGGTCGAAATTCCATCAGAATTCAAGTCCAGTCTTGTGATAGCAACCAGCCCTTCTACACCGGTGGCTGAAAGCGTTCCACTTTCGAACAAAATTTACGCGCAGTCAATGCCCAATCTCAGCTTATCCAATTCGCTTCGCCAACTCCATCGAGCCCCATCCAGTGGAAACACTTCGACTTCTTACGATTTCCCAGATTTCGAATTCGAAGAAGATGGTTCCCCTCTGGTTCTGTGCAGCCCTGTCTCTGACATACCATCCGTGACTCTTCTTCGCGACGACGACGAATCGGACA from Uloborus diversus isolate 005 chromosome 5, Udiv.v.3.1, whole genome shotgun sequence encodes:
- the LOC129222882 gene encoding uncharacterized protein LOC129222882; its protein translation is MDGCRDFRGGAPPSPLIPQGPPLIPSTRRHRSRPRSGSSNSNAPWWKAWIKKYVIACLVCGGLSVFHGIVFIVIYLLLRSYTSSLQFFETIPTYVPGVVFIITGLIVMCFAKRRNRYAFLMKMAGGCCLICALLCVVITVTTTVVHMNRLQTLHECVYTPQSKTCMCVSAIGDHNAQEAHRFVFNNTPNCEVVHGSLYSCLRALFSFSVLGILLCISCSMLIYQLLSHEKKRVYWEQLELRRRFLYQRHSHHTVCGCYEELYPWQLWEMLDYRFMNAPGSLPNCGNMEEELCASPNTISLSNRSITSGGGGHRASGWNWLPWPRQQTDRSNPTNGNERSVNDTPTRQNFMRRLMSREGWNQQQLANLNNPMEEVPALEGSVGTLPWRSECIHIFRPNSRTASNCFPPMRFGIRSRNSPYGRPHSNHRRTRSNDGIFHHLHMNPAPRYAQPYSLIDGNGGITCHFSGCEIPRYMWGPPPPYSQPQSTENVALYNENNQNRRTSIGIEQLGGGIEISHCEQVLTALEMERGGNGSVSSKMSTPLSERRYVCHNFSSEGITLTIGGNYGDLCPQDTVHHEHKKEETCIVEVHVPYIFHKKDIVFNTLPARSCRKKDNNPFKSLSNIPLGLSRKINNLKSEKSDPGQLSVIKAFCDDLKKDETVTNNTEADSTKTTSTSQLHTLKEVSRQLFCDGHSVNNSLETDTSPSSLSYQPTMVEIPSEFKSSLVIATSPSTPVAESVPLSNKIYAQSMPNLSLSNSLRQLHRAPSSGNTSTSYDFPDFEFEEDGSPLVLCSPVSDIPSVTLLRDDDESDSSSSYPPCPRIFRCDHDTPFSNDSSSMSCEVTVGNSNSSDSSSCDVIVIGEKRHSNTIHCRSSDTSIVPFTSSPSIIISKRPPTECSINCNIRHLHRYHPEKIEVRPRRLEEAGFNMSQDRTSNFVVTIKSVNV